From one Astatotilapia calliptera chromosome 10, fAstCal1.2, whole genome shotgun sequence genomic stretch:
- the hsd20b2 gene encoding hydroxysteroid (20-beta) dehydrogenase 2 isoform X1, translating into MWRRRGVTDKQFSLPKVWQLSHFFGILHSELEAKELCNKMLFADLLAIIGGMTVTFYLLKITWRCWCGFREFVLSSKWQVDLRTYGQWAVVTGATSGIGKAYATELARRGLDIVLISRCDNKLQTVAREIEGVYGRKTQTIPVDFTHGYSIYTAIAKELQGLQIGILVNNVGMTSTDCFAYFLEIPDAEQKITQVINCNILSVPQMTRLVLPDMVKRGKGLIINISSMTGVHPQPLLTLYSASKTFVTYFSQCLHAEYKSKGITVQCVAPFLVSTNMTKNVKVNSFMKSATAFAREALNTVGHSSCTTGCLSHAVQVSYKVLNCYSLEMIPSNTLTCHFSNNLQNALLTMLLPDCLRMSTFLIRKLRSSCKKNDWTGENRE; encoded by the exons atgtggaggaggaggggcgTTACAGATAAACAGTTTTCACTGCCCAAAGTTTGGCAGTTGAGCCACTTTTTTGGCATTTTGCACTCTGAGCTAGAAGCAAAGGAGCTCTGCAACAAGATGTTGTTTGCTGACCTACTGGCCATCATTGGAGGAATGACTGTGACTTTCTACCTTCTGAAAATCACTTGGAGATGTTGGTGTGGATTTAGAGAGTTTGTTTTATCATCAAAATGGCAAGTGGACTTGAGAACATACGGACAATGGGCAG TTGTCACCGGTGCCACATCTGGTATTGGTAAAGCTTATGCCACTGAG CTGGCACGAAGAggcctggatattgttttaataAGCAGATGTGATAACAAGCTTCAAACTGTTGCCAGAGAAATCG AGGGTGTGTATGGAAGAAAGACTCAGACCATCCCAGTGGACTTCACACATGGCTACAGTATCTACACTGCCATAGCCAAGGAACTACAAGGCCTGCAGATTGGAATTCTGG TTAACAATGTGGGAATGACCAGTACTGACTGTTTTGCCTATTTCCTGGAAATACCGGATGCTGAACAG AAAATCACTCAAGTGATCAACTGTAACATACTGTCAGTCCCTCAG ATGACCAGACTGGTTCTCCCAGACATGGTTAAAAG AGGAAAGGGGCTGATCATCAACATCTCGTCTATGACAGGTGTCCATCCACAGCCTTTGTTGACGCTTTACTCTGCCTCCAAG ACTTTCGTAACATACTTCTCTCAGTGTCTCCATGCAGAGTACAAGTCAAAGGGAATTACTGTCCAG tgtgtggCTCCCTTCCTGGTGTCCACCAACATGacaaaaaatgtgaaagtgaACAGCTTCATGAAGAGCGCTACAGCGTTTGCTCGTGAGGCTTTGAACACCGTGGGTCACTCCAGCTGCACCACTGGCTGTCTATCACACGCAGTCCAGGTCAGTTATAAAGTGCTAAACTGTTATAGCTTAGAAATGATCCCCTCCAATACGTTAACATGTCACTTTTCCAACAACTTACAGAATGCGCTTCTTACAATGCTCTTGCCGGACTGTCTTCGGATGTCGACATTCCTCATTAGGAAACTACGAAGCTCATGCAAGAAAAACGAT
- the hsd20b2 gene encoding hydroxysteroid (20-beta) dehydrogenase 2 isoform X2, which produces MWRRRGVTDKQFSLPKVWQLSHFFGILHSELEAKELCNKMLFADLLAIIGGMTVTFYLLKITWRCWCGFREFVLSSKWQVDLRTYGQWAVVTGATSGIGKAYATELARRGLDIVLISRCDNKLQTVAREIEGVYGRKTQTIPVDFTHGYSIYTAIAKELQGLQIGILVNNVGMTSTDCFAYFLEIPDAEQKITQVINCNILSVPQMTRLVLPDMVKRGKGLIINISSMTGVHPQPLLTLYSASKTFVTYFSQCLHAEYKSKGITVQCVAPFLVSTNMTKNVKVNSFMKSATAFAREALNTVGHSSCTTGCLSHAVQNALLTMLLPDCLRMSTFLIRKLRSSCKKNDWTGENRE; this is translated from the exons atgtggaggaggaggggcgTTACAGATAAACAGTTTTCACTGCCCAAAGTTTGGCAGTTGAGCCACTTTTTTGGCATTTTGCACTCTGAGCTAGAAGCAAAGGAGCTCTGCAACAAGATGTTGTTTGCTGACCTACTGGCCATCATTGGAGGAATGACTGTGACTTTCTACCTTCTGAAAATCACTTGGAGATGTTGGTGTGGATTTAGAGAGTTTGTTTTATCATCAAAATGGCAAGTGGACTTGAGAACATACGGACAATGGGCAG TTGTCACCGGTGCCACATCTGGTATTGGTAAAGCTTATGCCACTGAG CTGGCACGAAGAggcctggatattgttttaataAGCAGATGTGATAACAAGCTTCAAACTGTTGCCAGAGAAATCG AGGGTGTGTATGGAAGAAAGACTCAGACCATCCCAGTGGACTTCACACATGGCTACAGTATCTACACTGCCATAGCCAAGGAACTACAAGGCCTGCAGATTGGAATTCTGG TTAACAATGTGGGAATGACCAGTACTGACTGTTTTGCCTATTTCCTGGAAATACCGGATGCTGAACAG AAAATCACTCAAGTGATCAACTGTAACATACTGTCAGTCCCTCAG ATGACCAGACTGGTTCTCCCAGACATGGTTAAAAG AGGAAAGGGGCTGATCATCAACATCTCGTCTATGACAGGTGTCCATCCACAGCCTTTGTTGACGCTTTACTCTGCCTCCAAG ACTTTCGTAACATACTTCTCTCAGTGTCTCCATGCAGAGTACAAGTCAAAGGGAATTACTGTCCAG tgtgtggCTCCCTTCCTGGTGTCCACCAACATGacaaaaaatgtgaaagtgaACAGCTTCATGAAGAGCGCTACAGCGTTTGCTCGTGAGGCTTTGAACACCGTGGGTCACTCCAGCTGCACCACTGGCTGTCTATCACACGCAGTCCAG AATGCGCTTCTTACAATGCTCTTGCCGGACTGTCTTCGGATGTCGACATTCCTCATTAGGAAACTACGAAGCTCATGCAAGAAAAACGAT